GACTAAATATTATTAAGAATTGAGTTTGTTAGTTTAACCTGCTACCTGAAGAGCCGATAGTCGGAATTGAACCGACGACCCCTTCCTTACCATGGAAGTGCTCTACCTCTGAGCTATATCGGCTTGTTTCAGAGAGCGGGCGACCAGAGTCGAACTGGCAACATTCACCTTGGAAGGGTGACACTCTACCAATTGAGTTACGCCCGCTAATTGTATCAGTTTGCATTAAAAAATCTTTAAGTGGGGGGAGCAGGATTCGAACCTACGAAGTCGTAAGACAACAGATTTACAGTCTGCCCCAGTTGGCCGCTTTGGTATCCCCCCAAAGTAAGTAATGAGCCAGTGGCCGGATTCGAACCGACGACCGACGGTTTACAAAACCGTTGCTCTACCCCTGAGCTACACTGGCAATCATTTTCAATATGTCAAAACTTCAATAATACGAACCCGACGTACCGATCTCTCTTTCGTATCATTGAAAGACCTGAAACTTAAAAAGTTATTTATAACTAAGCAACAAAAAAGAACACTATTTTTTAAATCTCTCTGTTTTCTGTCGCGCCTTGTTTTACATAGCGTACGAAGAGAAATCTTCCGGCAACAGCCAAAACAATTATCCCAAGAACAAACCAGCCATATATATTCAGGTAATGACCAATAATCTGCCAGTTTTCATGCACAAACCAACCTAATCCAAGCAAAATTAAGTTCCAAAGCAGTGAGCTGATCGTAGCAGAAATTACAGTTGACAAAACGCGTGTTTTAGTCAGCCCTGCTGTTACCGAAATAACAGATCGGGTACCCGCTAAAAAACGGTTTGCTAATATAACACCCTGACCCCATCGATGCATCCATCTCTTGCCCCGGTCAAAATATTTTACATCAACCACTTTCATCAGCCAAAATTTTTGACGCTGGGCCTCAATTTTATCCCCAAAATAATAGCCGATACCATACATATTCATAAAACCAATCACTGAAGCGATTGTAGTGAACAGCAACAAGAGGTTGAAACCAACAACCTGTTCTGCGGCAAGATACCCCCCAAATACCACCAGGATATCACCCGGAATTGGCGGAACTACATTTTCAAGATATGCCACCAGTGCAAATATCGCATAAACACTCAATGGAGACAGCGTCAAAATCCAATCGATAAGCTCCCCGGTAACTGTTTCCATGACATTATACCTTCATCAGCAAAACTACGGAGTGGACAGCAATCCCTTCTTTGCGCCCGATTGCTCCCATTTTTTCATTTGTGGTTGCTTTCACGGAAATATCTTCATTTTCACAACCAATCAGCCTGCTAATATTTGCCTCAATTTCAGCTATATACGCCTTCATTTTAG
This portion of the Rhodohalobacter sp. SW132 genome encodes:
- a CDS encoding DedA family protein: METVTGELIDWILTLSPLSVYAIFALVAYLENVVPPIPGDILVVFGGYLAAEQVVGFNLLLLFTTIASVIGFMNMYGIGYYFGDKIEAQRQKFWLMKVVDVKYFDRGKRWMHRWGQGVILANRFLAGTRSVISVTAGLTKTRVLSTVISATISSLLWNLILLGLGWFVHENWQIIGHYLNIYGWFVLGIIVLAVAGRFLFVRYVKQGATENREI